GTAGATCAGCTCTGACTCTGGCGTCTGATTGgatgaaaaatacaaaacaaaacaaaaaacatgattcGACCAGTTCAGgtaatacagtatatactgttgAAGAAGATATGACAAGGAAAAAAAGTGCAAACCAGAAAAAATACAGACCGAACTAATTCAAAATACGAGGCTGAAGAAGAGCATGTCACTGGAAACATCACGTCTGTTTTGGGACTGTCAGTCAGGAAAGCTCCTCCCCCTGTTGTGACGTCACCGCCACATGTCAGCTGATTGATGAAGTTCATCTGTGAAGAACAGGCGTCTGTCAGCAACTCAAACCCCTTCCTCCTCAAATAAGCAGAAAACACGTGCACTCGCTTCTCTCGAGAGCTCTGAGGTCAGAAGGTCACGCGGACACGCGCACGGGTCTCTGACGCTCCTCCGCTTCACCTCCATTAGCGCGACTGCAGCCGGACGAGGAAGTCAATTTTCCAATTTAGCAAACACAAAGATGACAGGAAACGGCGCAATTTAGTGCAGATGAGGGGTAATTACCTCTAAAATCAACGCCATTTCATATGAAGCTCAAGCCATCATAATGAGAGCGATGCAGTCATTACTGTTCATTAGAGGAATTAGTAACATCATTTAATAAACGCACAAATAATGTTTAGGATATTGAAGCAGCAGCCGAAGCCATTAGACAGAAGCAAAGCTTTCTAATGAAATAATTGCAATGTTCTACACaatctcggtgtgtgtgtgtgtaccattcACTCGGTCAACAAACAAAAGCGTTTCTGTCTGTGAATCTGATTGGATTTCATGTCTCTTTTTGTAATGAATTCATACAATCACAATTCAAAGAATTAAATCCACATTTCATAAAACAATGACATGAATGACGAGAACTTCATGAGACAGCAGATCTGAGAAAGATAGGGTAGATGACACTCATGTTCAATGTATAAAAGGggtattttattgttcttaagcACATAAAGATACACACACTGGAGGgcacaaacaaaatgaaaacacttGTGAATTGTATCTGTTGACAGAGACAGAATAAAGAGACAGACGTGAAGGAAACGAGTGTTTTGTGTGGCAGCAGAACTTCTGCGATCATCTGCCGCTTCACGTGGATCTGtgaacacaagaacacacacacatcagttcaTGAAGGACCGCCcactcacctgtcaatcaaacacttGTGTACCAGCCCACAAACTCACTGAACGCCTGATCAATACACATGCAGAGAAACAGAGATTTAAGAGATGTCTGTATGTGCTCAGACCAGAGACACGTAATGCAGCAAGCGTCTGCTAAAGCTCTTTCTGATGAGACCACTGCACAGACACACagcgctgaacacacacacacacacacacaccgataaAGAGCTGAAACAACCCAGCGGTGTTTGAGCAGAAACACTCACACAGCAGGaatcaaacacattaaacagcagGACGGATGGCAGACGTGATTGAACAGGAGGGAAGCGGGACTCACTTGGGCTTGGTCTCGGCGTCGGTCACCTGGCGGATGAAGACGGCGTCGGCGGGGTGAGACACATCCCCCTGCTCCTGCATGTACGACGAGGCGATGGCCAGCAGAGAGCCGTCTGTACTGAACGCCAGAGACGCGATGCTGGTCGGGTAACGGTGGAACTGACACAGACGCTTCTTGTGGAACGGATCCCAAATGTTCACGAAGCCGTCAGAACCGCCTGCGtgcgcacaaaaacacacacacacacacacacagagagagagagagagtcatttcTCAGTCCGAGTCTGGGTTACACAAACAGAAACTGCAGACATAATGGAAACGGTTTCTCTGAACTTGTAAATCATGTTTTGTGTTCACTGGTTCATTTGAACAGTTCCTGTGACGAATTAAAGACATTTATCAAAGTGCAAATTTTCAATGTGGTTGCTGCACctcaaaataatgactgttttcagacaggtttcccATCAGTCACTGCTCAGGCTAACTCCAGACTAACATGCTAACACTGCATCTGTTCCTAATCTGCATATAGTGAATACAAATGTTCTCTAATTCAATGAAAGCTTTTGAGTGTTTGCTAATAAGTGAACATGAGAGTAATTCTGTCAGTAATGAAGAGCGTGAGTGTGTGGATGGGTACCGGTGGCAAACGTGTTGTGGACGCTGTGGAAGGAGATGGCGTTGACCGGATAGACCTGCTCGATGCCGTTCTCCTTCAGTCTGTGGCACTTGAAGGCGTATTTCTTCTTCTGCACCTCCAGACTGGGATCCAGATACTCCACAGCGACTCTGCCCTCGATGGAGCTCAACACATAAccctgacaacacacacacacacacacacacacggtcaagATGACCAAACCCTCTCACAGGAGCAGTGCACCACACGGAGAACTCATCACCAATAAAACAGTTCCAGTCCTGGATTATGATGATCTGAAATCAGGGCTACGAATGCCACCGAAAATGTTAAATTACGAGTGAAGTTTTGGCAACAAGGCCtttgtatttacatgttattacatacattttttttgcatgcaatcCCTTTTTTCTTGATCGCATCGAGTGCAGAGAAGCAGCATCTATTTCGTGCACAACATGAACAAACTACAGCAGGTAAAGCTCTTAACTGTCTGGACAATATCGTTAACAATTCTCGTTTATAATCATTAATAACGTGGTTTCTTAAGATCTTAGGTCTATGCTGTGTTGATAACGCATAAACTTATTTGAAGCACACTTGACATCCAGTAATCGCAAAAAGCTTTCttactttttaataaagtatcagctttaaaattattcaaaattcatAATGAAATACAAACAATACAGTTTTGTCGCTCTAATGCGGCAGGCGTGATCGCTTTAGCGTCTCAGTTCAAGCGTGAAGGAACTCATGTAATCTTTCTCTTTACTACCAGAGTACATAACGAACATGATTAACATCAGAAGACAGATGATTTTATGAGAGGGCCTACAGTACAACTTACTGATTGTAACGTGATAAGTCTACATTTACCtcggttcttcagatgttaaagtttctttatgaaaccatttgAATAAGaaaggttcttctgtggcatcatcgtgaagcacctttagtTTTAAGCGTAGGACATTTACAGATGCAGCGAGGAGCCCAGACTACTCTCAGTGACCGAGTGACGCTTGTGATCATCACACTGGTGCAGAACACAGAACAGTTCTTCGTGACTCTATAGttcccactttaagtgaaccttagTTCCCAGatcatctacaagatggattaatgctgataaagtcaagaataaatgagacaaacacatgacagtatgattgaaatgttaaaatgtaaaaaaataaaataataataaaataaaatgtgtttattctgCGGCACCTAAACACAACTACAACTACAGTAAGTGTCAAAAGTTAGGAAACATAACTTTTAAATGAGTATATTCTGCTCACCacagctgcttttatttgatcaaaaacaaagtaagaaatattaaatattattctacTGTAAAacatctgtgttaaagtgtaatgtatttctgtgatgctccgctgtattttcagcatcattcctccagtcttcagtgtcacatgatcttcagaaatcacaatATGATGGTTTGTTTTTTAGGgtgtgtatttttaaataaaaatgtatactttattcatcaagtatgcattaaatttatcaaaactgacagtatctgacagtaaagacatttataaagattTTTTAAGAATGTTCTTTTAACCTTTATACTCAaagaaaccagaaaaaaaattcacaaaacatttatatttttaatattgaaaataaatacaattatagtaGCACCAATAATAAATGTTcaatcaaatcatcatattattctgatttctgaagatcatgtgacactgaagactggaggaatgatgctgaaaatacagcggagcatcacagaaatacattacactttaacacagattcacacagaaaacagatgttgtCAACAGCATGTGAACTGTGTGATGTAAAAGATTgtgctgattaattattattttgtactgtgtTTTATCACTAATGATCGCCTTTCTTCCATAACGataaagaaaatcatttttaacaGACCCATGGAAACTGTATTTGTCCttaactggtgtgtgtgtgtgtgtgtgtgtgagacctgtTTGTTGGGGAAGGCTCGTATGCAGCGCGTCTGATATTTGAGGCTGGACTCTCGCCTCTGCTGCACGTATCCCATGTTCCTCAGGTCCCAGACGAGCACACGTCGCCCCGCGGTCCCCACGATCAGACGGTCTCCAGCGACAGACAGTGTGTAGACCTGAAACACAGTCAGACATCAGACGCCGCTCGCTCCGTCACACACAAGCTCCGTCTCTCGTCTGCTCACCTTCTCCGGCTGTGTGAAGGTCCCGGCGTTGCAGGGTGTTCTGGGATCCCAGAGCCTCACAGACATGTCCCAGCTGCCCGTCACCATCACATTGACCTCCGGACAGTACTCCACGCAGCGGATGGGAGCGTCGTGCGTCCCCACGATGGTGTCTGAGGAGGAGCACAGATACAGTCAAGCACCAGCGTGATGTTTAGTCACGAGCGTCTGGTGTTCACACTCACCCTGATCCGTGTTCAGATCGTGTGTCTTCAGCTGAGCGTCCAGACCGCCGCTCCACGCGTGAGCCGGATCCTGAGACAACACGAGACACAGAGTTAGACACAGCAGAGGGCCAATGTGTGGTTCTGCAGGGTTCTGTGATGCTCCTCACATAGAAAGCACAGTCCAGCACCGGCGCCAGATGCTGGTACTTCATCCTCATGCTGTTAGCGCTGACGTCATACAGCCGGACCGTGCTGTCCCACGACGACACCAGCAGGAACTGAGCCGAGCTCGGGCTGAACTTCACAGCCGAGACGCTGTCCTCCGGACCCTGGGTCAGCTTGAACTCATTGGTGCCGGTCAtctgagagaacacacacacacacacacacacacacacacacacacacacacacacacacacacacacacacacacacacacacacacacacacacacacacgttacatcAGCAGCTCCtgcagagtgtgtgtatgtgtgttactgTGATCATCATCGTGTGTTTGACTCAGTCTCGAGTGAACCGTTATTAAACCGAGTGTAACGCTAGCGTTAGCTTCATCTGAATGACGCACATTGCGCGGCTTCTGAACCTCTAACCGTCGCGTTTGTATTCACAACTCAATCTTCCGCTGTAAAAGCTCTCTGAAACACAGCTGAAcgttttatttcacataaaagtttattaaaataagCAGAATTTCCGTTAAATCTCACCGCGCCGCTCTTTTCTGTTGCTGCTCTGCCGCTCATCGATGCTCTTCTCTGATTGGACGCATTCACAACAGAGCTCTGCTCTCATTGGTGCGTTTCAAAACTCCCTCT
This portion of the Carassius gibelio isolate Cgi1373 ecotype wild population from Czech Republic chromosome A12, carGib1.2-hapl.c, whole genome shotgun sequence genome encodes:
- the bub3 gene encoding mitotic checkpoint protein BUB3 isoform X1; this encodes MSGRAATEKSGAMTGTNEFKLTQGPEDSVSAVKFSPSSAQFLLVSSWDSTVRLYDVSANSMRMKYQHLAPVLDCAFYDPAHAWSGGLDAQLKTHDLNTDQDTIVGTHDAPIRCVEYCPEVNVMVTGSWDMSVRLWDPRTPCNAGTFTQPEKVYTLSVAGDRLIVGTAGRRVLVWDLRNMGYVQQRRESSLKYQTRCIRAFPNKQGYVLSSIEGRVAVEYLDPSLEVQKKKYAFKCHRLKENGIEQVYPVNAISFHSVHNTFATGGSDGFVNIWDPFHKKRLCQFHRYPTSIASLAFSTDGSLLAIASSYMQEQGDVSHPADAVFIRQVTDAETKPKST
- the bub3 gene encoding mitotic checkpoint protein BUB3 isoform X2 translates to MTGTNEFKLTQGPEDSVSAVKFSPSSAQFLLVSSWDSTVRLYDVSANSMRMKYQHLAPVLDCAFYDPAHAWSGGLDAQLKTHDLNTDQDTIVGTHDAPIRCVEYCPEVNVMVTGSWDMSVRLWDPRTPCNAGTFTQPEKVYTLSVAGDRLIVGTAGRRVLVWDLRNMGYVQQRRESSLKYQTRCIRAFPNKQGYVLSSIEGRVAVEYLDPSLEVQKKKYAFKCHRLKENGIEQVYPVNAISFHSVHNTFATGGSDGFVNIWDPFHKKRLCQFHRYPTSIASLAFSTDGSLLAIASSYMQEQGDVSHPADAVFIRQVTDAETKPKST